A genomic stretch from Pontibacter liquoris includes:
- the recA gene encoding recombinase RecA codes for MSVSNEKLKALQLTIDKLDKTYGKGTVMKLSDNHVEDVPAISTGSLGLDIALGVGGLPRGRVIEIYGPESSGKTTLTMHAIAEAQKAGGLAAFIDAEHAFDKGYAKKLGIDTENLLISQPDNGEQALEIADHLIRSGAIDIIVIDSVAALVPKGELEGDMGDSKMGLQARLMSQALRKLTGTINKTGCCCIFINQLREKIGVMFGNPETTTGGNALKFYASVRLDIRRIGQIKESADNITGNRTRVKVVKNKVAPPFKVVEFDIMYGEGISKVGEILDLGVELNIVQKSGSWFSYNGDKLGQGRDGVKQILLDNPELMDEIEQKIRAIVKGEPEKVAAILDDAAGE; via the coding sequence ATGAGTGTAAGCAACGAAAAACTTAAGGCCCTGCAGCTGACCATAGACAAGCTTGACAAAACATACGGCAAAGGAACCGTGATGAAGTTGAGCGATAACCATGTGGAGGATGTTCCGGCTATCTCTACAGGCTCTCTTGGGCTGGATATTGCGTTGGGCGTTGGCGGTTTGCCCCGTGGCCGTGTTATTGAAATATACGGACCGGAATCTTCCGGTAAAACCACACTCACCATGCATGCTATTGCTGAAGCTCAGAAAGCAGGCGGACTGGCCGCTTTTATCGATGCCGAACATGCATTTGACAAAGGATACGCAAAGAAACTTGGAATTGATACAGAGAACCTGCTTATCTCTCAGCCCGACAACGGCGAGCAGGCCCTGGAGATTGCCGACCACCTGATCCGCTCCGGCGCGATCGATATTATCGTGATTGACTCTGTGGCGGCCCTGGTACCGAAAGGTGAGCTGGAAGGCGACATGGGCGACAGCAAGATGGGTCTGCAGGCACGTTTGATGTCGCAGGCACTGCGTAAGCTGACAGGTACGATCAATAAGACCGGCTGCTGCTGTATCTTCATCAACCAGCTGCGCGAGAAGATCGGGGTAATGTTTGGTAACCCGGAGACAACGACCGGTGGTAACGCCCTGAAGTTCTACGCTTCTGTTCGCCTCGATATCCGCCGCATTGGCCAGATTAAAGAGAGCGCTGATAACATTACCGGTAACCGTACCCGCGTAAAAGTGGTAAAGAACAAGGTAGCACCTCCGTTTAAAGTAGTGGAATTCGACATCATGTATGGCGAGGGTATCTCTAAAGTAGGTGAGATCCTGGACCTGGGTGTGGAGCTGAACATCGTACAGAAGTCTGGCTCATGGTTCTCTTACAACGGCGATAAACTGGGCCAGGGACGTGACGGCGTGAAGCAGATCCTGCTGGACAATCCGGAGCTGATGGACGAGATCGAGCAGAAGATCAGAGCCATAGTAAAAGGCGAGCCTGAGAAAGTGGCCGCTATCCTGGACGACGCTGCCGGCGAGTGA
- a CDS encoding DUF3108 domain-containing protein has protein sequence MKKLFPVVLLILLVAFGFAEKERMRSIPNESFSTGEVLKYKVHYGPITAAEAVIDVSPNIHRINDRACYRATVTGKTNSSFDLFIKIRDTWQSYIDTAAIVPHRSFRNIEEGNYRKRETVDFNHYTNTAFVEKKKKSKPKETGNYKTPDNVQDIVSGFYYLRTINYDKLRPGDKINVQGFFDEENFDMQVVYKGRETVSTKAGDFKAIKLVPKMPRNDMFKGENAITVYLSDDKNKIPLMIEAEMFVGSLKVNLYEYKNLKHKLLLAHR, from the coding sequence ATGAAGAAATTATTCCCTGTTGTACTTTTAATTTTACTTGTCGCGTTTGGTTTTGCAGAGAAGGAGCGGATGCGCAGCATCCCGAACGAGAGCTTCTCTACCGGCGAGGTGCTCAAGTATAAAGTGCATTATGGTCCTATTACCGCTGCCGAAGCCGTTATTGATGTGTCGCCCAACATTCACCGCATCAACGACCGGGCCTGCTACCGTGCCACAGTAACCGGTAAAACCAACAGCTCCTTCGACCTTTTTATTAAAATACGTGACACTTGGCAATCCTACATCGATACGGCTGCCATTGTACCGCACCGCTCTTTCCGCAACATCGAAGAAGGCAATTACAGAAAGCGCGAAACCGTGGATTTTAACCACTACACTAACACGGCCTTTGTAGAGAAAAAGAAAAAGTCGAAGCCCAAGGAAACCGGTAACTATAAAACGCCTGATAACGTGCAGGACATTGTAAGCGGTTTTTACTACCTGCGCACCATCAACTACGACAAGCTGCGCCCGGGCGACAAGATAAATGTACAAGGCTTTTTTGACGAAGAGAATTTTGACATGCAGGTGGTTTACAAAGGACGCGAGACGGTAAGCACCAAAGCCGGCGATTTCAAAGCGATCAAACTGGTGCCTAAAATGCCCCGCAACGACATGTTTAAAGGCGAGAACGCCATTACGGTTTACCTCTCGGACGATAAGAACAAGATCCCGCTTATGATCGAGGCCGAGATGTTTGTCGGCTCCCTGAAAGTGAACCTGTATGAGTACAAAAATCTGAAGCACAAGCTGCTTCTTGCCCACCGGTAA
- a CDS encoding response regulator transcription factor, giving the protein MASNYRILVVDDDPDIVEMLQYNLTREGYQVAEAENGKKAIAAALAFKPDIILLDVMMPVLDGIAACRQLREMSEFRNTHIIFLTARAEEFSEVAAFEAGADDFLTKPIKPRALLSRLGAYARRDALQEEQDQVIEIGGLRIDRTSFAVYKGENKITLPKKEFELLSFLAATPNKVFSREELLNNVWGSDVYVIARTVDVHIRKVREKIGEDNIKTIKGVGYKFNTD; this is encoded by the coding sequence ATGGCATCAAACTACAGGATTTTGGTAGTAGACGACGATCCGGACATCGTTGAAATGCTACAGTATAACCTTACCCGCGAAGGCTACCAGGTGGCTGAAGCCGAAAATGGCAAAAAGGCAATTGCGGCAGCGCTGGCTTTTAAGCCCGACATTATTCTGCTGGATGTGATGATGCCGGTGCTGGACGGCATTGCCGCCTGCCGCCAGTTGCGCGAAATGAGCGAATTCCGCAACACCCACATCATCTTTCTTACGGCGCGGGCAGAGGAATTTTCGGAAGTGGCGGCTTTTGAGGCCGGCGCCGATGATTTCCTGACCAAGCCCATCAAACCGCGGGCCCTGCTCAGCCGCCTGGGCGCTTACGCGCGCCGCGACGCCCTGCAGGAAGAGCAGGACCAGGTGATCGAGATCGGTGGCCTGCGCATCGACCGCACCAGCTTTGCCGTGTACAAAGGCGAAAACAAAATTACGCTGCCCAAAAAAGAATTTGAGCTACTGTCTTTCCTGGCAGCTACGCCCAATAAAGTGTTCAGCCGCGAAGAGCTGCTCAACAACGTATGGGGCAGCGATGTGTATGTTATTGCCCGTACCGTGGATGTGCACATCCGCAAAGTGCGCGAAAAAATTGGAGAGGACAACATCAAAACCATCAAAGGAGTGGGCTATAAATTTAACACCGACTGA
- a CDS encoding sensor histidine kinase: MNLNARTLALLTSLAVALVLTAFLALATYLSSNGLVVALVVVFISCFILVHFSYEALVFREVKNVYSNLESLKKQDFKKVESKSTFNADPLKKIKDEIFLIAAQKQQEIDELKHLQNMRREFLADVSHELKTPIFAAQGFIHTLLDGAIDDPTVRDKFLQKAGKSLDALDVLVQDLISISQFEKGVVKMQKRNFDTAQLVREVFEEMEQKATERGIKLHLQVEPGQKIMLYADPNRLRQVFVNLVDNAIKYSHKKGNVWVSFSEGKKKYTIAVKDDGKGIAEEHINRIFERFYRVDKSRSRDTTSTGLGLAICKHIVEAHRSFIAVKSELGKGTTLRFKLSKAK; encoded by the coding sequence ATGAATCTGAACGCGCGCACCCTTGCACTTTTAACATCGCTGGCCGTGGCCCTGGTGCTGACGGCCTTTCTGGCGTTAGCCACGTACCTTTCTTCCAATGGCTTGGTGGTGGCGCTGGTTGTGGTGTTTATCAGCTGCTTCATCCTGGTGCACTTCTCCTACGAAGCGCTGGTTTTCCGGGAGGTAAAGAACGTGTACTCGAATCTGGAGAGCCTGAAGAAACAGGATTTCAAAAAGGTAGAAAGCAAGTCCACCTTTAATGCCGATCCGCTCAAAAAGATAAAAGATGAGATATTTCTGATTGCCGCACAAAAGCAGCAGGAGATCGATGAGCTGAAGCACCTGCAAAACATGCGCCGCGAGTTTCTGGCCGATGTGTCGCATGAGTTGAAAACCCCCATCTTTGCTGCCCAGGGCTTCATCCATACCTTGCTAGATGGCGCCATAGACGACCCCACCGTGCGCGACAAGTTCCTGCAGAAAGCCGGTAAAAGCCTCGATGCCCTGGACGTGCTAGTCCAGGACCTGATCAGTATCTCGCAGTTTGAAAAAGGCGTGGTTAAGATGCAGAAGCGCAACTTTGACACGGCACAGCTGGTGCGGGAGGTATTTGAGGAAATGGAGCAGAAAGCGACCGAGCGGGGCATAAAGCTGCACCTGCAGGTAGAGCCCGGCCAAAAGATCATGCTATATGCCGACCCAAACCGCCTGCGCCAGGTGTTTGTGAACCTAGTGGATAATGCCATTAAGTATAGCCATAAAAAGGGCAATGTTTGGGTGTCTTTTAGCGAGGGCAAAAAGAAATACACCATTGCTGTAAAAGATGATGGCAAGGGCATAGCAGAAGAGCACATCAACCGCATTTTTGAGCGCTTCTACCGCGTCGATAAAAGCCGCTCGCGCGATACCACCAGCACAGGCCTGGGGCTGGCCATCTGCAAGCACATCGTGGAGGCGCACCGCTCGTTCATTGCTGTAAAAAGTGAGCTGGGCAAAGGCACCACCCTGCGCTTTAAGCTATCAAAGGCGAAGTAA
- a CDS encoding RluA family pseudouridine synthase — protein MKYPVFKDLIIFENEDYVVVNKPPFLATLEDRTPNSTNLLKLARQYSPDMQACHRLDKDTSGCLVFAKNPEAYRHLAMQFEHRQVYKIYHAVVWGQHKFEDELVNRSILTSAKGVAKLTPKGKPAETYFTTLENYNRHTLLECNPVTGRLHQIRIHAAFLGAPIVADELYGGENVFLSQLKRNFNLKQETEEQPLIKRFALHSFNIGFTLLNDEPIKIEAPYPKDFAVLVKQLRTH, from the coding sequence ATGAAGTACCCGGTTTTTAAAGACCTGATTATATTTGAGAATGAGGACTATGTAGTGGTAAACAAGCCGCCGTTCCTGGCCACGCTGGAGGACCGCACCCCCAACTCAACTAACCTGCTCAAGCTTGCCCGGCAGTATAGCCCGGACATGCAGGCCTGCCACCGCCTGGACAAGGACACCTCGGGCTGCCTGGTATTTGCCAAAAACCCCGAAGCTTACCGCCACCTGGCCATGCAGTTCGAGCACCGCCAGGTGTACAAAATATACCATGCCGTGGTATGGGGCCAGCACAAGTTTGAGGATGAACTGGTGAACCGCTCTATCCTGACCAGCGCCAAGGGAGTGGCCAAGCTAACGCCGAAGGGCAAACCTGCCGAGACCTACTTTACCACGCTGGAAAATTATAACCGCCATACTTTGCTCGAGTGCAACCCGGTAACGGGGCGCCTGCACCAGATCCGGATCCATGCCGCATTCCTGGGTGCGCCCATTGTGGCAGACGAGTTGTACGGCGGCGAGAATGTATTTCTAAGCCAGCTAAAGCGTAACTTTAACCTGAAGCAGGAAACCGAAGAGCAGCCGCTGATCAAGCGCTTTGCCCTGCACTCGTTCAATATTGGCTTTACGCTGCTAAACGACGAGCCCATAAAGATAGAAGCGCCATACCCCAAGGATTTTGCCGTACTGGTAAAGCAGCTCCGGACACATTAA